One genomic segment of Pseudomonas chlororaphis subsp. aurantiaca includes these proteins:
- a CDS encoding response regulator produces MNDLQLDDFKTDENAAMVLLVDDQAMIGEAVRRGLANEENIDFHFCADPHQAIAQAIRIKPTVILQDLVMPGLDGLTLVREYRNHPATQNIPIIVLSTKEDPLIKSAAFAAGANDYLVKLPDNIELVARIRYHSRSYMTLLQRDAAYRALRVSQQQLLDTNLVLQRLMNSDGLTGLSNRRHFDEYLELEWRRAMRDQTQLSLLMIDVDYFKSYNDNFGHLEGDEALRKVATAIREASSRPSDLPARYGGEEFALVLPNTSPGGARLVAEKLRQTVAALKIPHIAPTEGASLTISIGLSTMTPQPSTSCRQLISAADKGLYLAKHNGRNQVGIE; encoded by the coding sequence ATGAATGATTTACAGCTCGACGATTTTAAAACCGATGAAAATGCTGCGATGGTGCTGCTGGTCGACGACCAGGCAATGATCGGTGAGGCTGTGCGGCGTGGGTTGGCGAATGAAGAAAACATCGACTTCCACTTTTGTGCCGACCCGCACCAGGCCATTGCCCAGGCGATCCGCATCAAGCCGACGGTGATCCTGCAGGACCTGGTGATGCCGGGCCTGGACGGGTTGACGCTGGTGCGCGAGTACCGCAACCACCCGGCGACCCAGAACATTCCGATCATCGTGCTTTCGACCAAGGAAGACCCGCTGATCAAGAGTGCGGCCTTCGCGGCCGGGGCCAACGATTACCTGGTCAAGCTGCCGGACAACATCGAGCTGGTGGCGCGCATCCGTTACCACTCGCGCTCCTACATGACCCTGTTGCAGCGGGACGCGGCCTATCGCGCGCTGCGGGTCAGCCAGCAGCAGTTGCTCGATACCAACCTGGTGCTGCAGCGCCTGATGAACTCCGATGGCCTGACCGGGTTGTCCAACCGCCGGCATTTCGACGAGTACCTGGAGCTGGAATGGCGCCGGGCAATGCGCGACCAGACCCAGTTGTCGCTGCTGATGATCGATGTCGACTACTTCAAGTCCTACAACGACAACTTCGGCCACCTGGAGGGCGATGAAGCCCTGCGCAAGGTGGCGACGGCGATCCGCGAGGCCAGCAGCCGACCGTCGGATTTACCGGCGCGTTATGGCGGGGAGGAGTTTGCCCTGGTGCTGCCGAACACCTCGCCCGGCGGGGCGCGACTGGTGGCCGAGAAACTGCGCCAGACCGTGGCCGCGCTGAAGATTCCGCATATCGCGCCAACCGAAGGGGCCAGCCTGACCATCAGCATCGGTCTGTCGACCATGACGCCGCAGCCGAGCACCAGTTGCCGGCAATTGATCTCGGCCGCCGACAAAGGCCTGTATCTGGCCAAGCACAATGGTCGCAATCAGGTAGGGATCGAGTGA
- a CDS encoding chemotaxis response regulator protein-glutamate methylesterase has product MKIAIVNDMPMAVEALRRALAFEPAHEVVWVATNGAEAVEYCAQLTPDLVLMDLIMPVMDGVEATRRIMAETPCAIVIVTVDRQQNVHRVFEAMGHGALDVVDTPALGAGNAQEAAAPLLRKILNIGWLIGQQRGNHVRSAPVPMRTMAQRKGLVAIGSSAGGPAALEVLLKGLPAHFPAAIVLVQHVDQVFAAGMAEWLSSASGLKVRLAREGEPPQSGTVLLAGTNHHIRLLKNGTLAYTAEPVNEIYRPSIDVFFESVASYWNGDAVGVLLTGMGRDGAQGLKLMRDQGYLTIAQDQNSSAVYGMPKAAVAIDAATEIRPLDKIAPRLLEIFAK; this is encoded by the coding sequence ATGAAAATCGCGATCGTCAATGACATGCCCATGGCCGTGGAGGCCCTGCGCCGGGCCCTGGCCTTCGAACCCGCGCATGAAGTGGTGTGGGTCGCGACCAATGGCGCCGAGGCGGTCGAGTACTGCGCGCAGCTGACGCCCGACCTGGTCCTGATGGACCTGATCATGCCGGTGATGGACGGCGTGGAGGCGACCCGCCGGATCATGGCCGAAACCCCTTGCGCCATCGTGATCGTCACGGTGGATCGCCAGCAGAACGTGCATCGGGTGTTCGAGGCCATGGGACATGGCGCGCTGGACGTGGTCGATACCCCGGCCCTGGGGGCCGGCAATGCGCAGGAAGCGGCGGCGCCTTTACTGCGCAAGATCCTCAATATCGGCTGGCTGATCGGCCAGCAGCGCGGCAACCACGTGCGTTCGGCACCGGTGCCGATGCGCACCATGGCGCAACGCAAGGGCCTGGTGGCAATCGGCTCGTCCGCCGGTGGCCCGGCCGCGCTGGAGGTGCTGCTCAAGGGGTTGCCCGCCCATTTCCCGGCCGCCATCGTGCTGGTTCAGCATGTCGACCAGGTGTTCGCCGCGGGCATGGCCGAATGGCTCAGCAGCGCCTCCGGGCTGAAGGTGCGCCTGGCTCGCGAAGGCGAGCCACCGCAGAGCGGCACGGTGCTGCTGGCCGGGACCAACCACCATATCCGGCTGTTGAAGAACGGCACCCTGGCCTACACCGCCGAGCCGGTAAACGAAATCTATCGGCCATCGATCGATGTGTTTTTTGAAAGTGTCGCCAGTTACTGGAATGGTGACGCGGTCGGCGTATTGCTGACCGGCATGGGGCGCGACGGCGCCCAGGGCCTGAAACTGATGCGCGACCAGGGTTACCTGACCATCGCCCAGGACCAGAATAGTAGCGCGGTGTATGGCATGCCCAAGGCGGCAGTTGCCATCGACGCTGCCACAGAGATTCGCCCACTGGACAAGATCGCTCCACGATTGCTGGAGATATTTGCCAAATGA